The Streptomyces sp. Je 1-332 genome has a window encoding:
- a CDS encoding DUF6278 family protein — protein MNISFFDRWRRQSADRSPGLASVFDEDPAGVAELLSECELLRSQAATAGLELDDSPGSLTALDQLLPRWRDDPELLPWLGNDAGLYLGSVIVRRVPGATWHVWPGGSPVVWLPSGREIQVVEAGLDWAVQGAPELSQVYAEASES, from the coding sequence ATGAACATCTCCTTCTTCGACAGGTGGCGCAGGCAGTCCGCCGACCGGAGCCCAGGACTCGCCTCGGTGTTCGACGAGGATCCGGCCGGCGTGGCCGAACTCCTCTCCGAATGCGAGCTGCTGCGTTCCCAGGCGGCCACCGCCGGGCTCGAACTCGACGACTCCCCGGGTTCGTTGACCGCGCTCGACCAGCTCCTGCCACGCTGGCGCGACGACCCCGAACTGCTGCCGTGGCTCGGCAACGACGCGGGTCTCTACCTCGGGTCGGTCATCGTCCGCCGGGTGCCCGGCGCCACCTGGCACGTCTGGCCCGGCGGCAGCCCCGTCGTGTGGCTCCCCTCGGGGCGGGAGATCCAGGTGGTCGAGGCGGGGCTCGACTGGGCGGTGCAGGGCGCTCCGGAGCTGTCCCAGGTCTACGCGGAGGCGTCGGAGTCGTAG
- a CDS encoding glutamate ABC transporter substrate-binding protein has translation MMRTTRLLAALVLAACAVTACGKEGSPPVKGPQPDELPKYQVATGFTLPQSSTWKKAKRRGHLVVGAKEDQPFLGEKNPATGQYTGFDIEIAKMISASLGFDPNSIRFRTIASANRETALQNGQIDYYVGTYTINDLRKKLVGFAGPYYMAGQGLLVRTDEDDINGPQDLNGKRVCSAAGSTPYQRIQKEYPKAILVAYDTYSVCVDNLLTYQVDAVTTDDAILIGYAAKVPDELKVVGKPFSKEPYGIGVPRSDNALRFAVDDALAAREKDGDWKKAYDATLGLSGVPAPKPPAIDRYPAS, from the coding sequence ATGATGCGTACGACACGTCTGCTCGCGGCGCTCGTCCTCGCCGCCTGCGCCGTGACCGCCTGCGGCAAGGAGGGCAGCCCCCCGGTGAAGGGGCCGCAGCCCGACGAACTGCCCAAGTACCAGGTCGCGACGGGCTTCACACTGCCGCAGTCCAGTACCTGGAAGAAGGCCAAGAGGCGCGGTCACCTCGTCGTCGGAGCCAAGGAGGACCAGCCGTTCCTCGGCGAGAAGAACCCCGCCACGGGGCAGTACACCGGCTTCGACATCGAGATCGCCAAGATGATCTCGGCCTCGCTCGGCTTCGACCCGAACTCGATCCGGTTCCGCACGATCGCCTCGGCGAACCGCGAGACCGCCCTGCAGAACGGGCAGATCGACTACTACGTCGGCACCTACACGATCAACGACCTCCGCAAGAAGCTCGTCGGCTTCGCCGGCCCGTACTACATGGCGGGCCAGGGCCTGCTCGTGCGCACCGACGAGGACGACATCAACGGGCCGCAGGACCTGAACGGCAAGCGGGTCTGCTCGGCGGCAGGATCGACCCCCTACCAGCGCATCCAGAAGGAATACCCGAAGGCGATCCTCGTCGCCTACGACACCTACTCGGTCTGCGTCGACAACCTGCTGACCTACCAGGTGGACGCCGTCACCACCGACGACGCCATCCTGATCGGCTATGCGGCCAAGGTGCCAGACGAGCTCAAGGTGGTCGGCAAGCCGTTCTCGAAGGAGCCCTACGGCATCGGCGTCCCCAGAAGCGACAACGCCCTGCGGTTCGCCGTCGACGACGCCCTCGCCGCCCGGGAGAAGGACGGCGACTGGAAGAAGGCCTACGACGCCACCCTCGGCCTCTCCGGGGTCCCGGCGCCCAAGCCGCCCGCCATCGACCGCTACCCGGCGAGCTGA
- a CDS encoding tetratricopeptide repeat protein, whose translation MTTTPEWEQRSTDLWAAIDEFDAADFRAKIGALADELPEGHPVGYFERASANDSTGEGRAAVPLYRQALEAGLTGERRRRAVIQMSSTMRALGDAERSVELLTAERDHGSDQLDDAVTAFLALALIDVGREREAAALALGALSKHLPRYNRSLANYAKIAVGEEPTA comes from the coding sequence ATGACCACCACACCAGAATGGGAGCAGCGCTCCACCGACCTGTGGGCCGCCATCGACGAGTTCGACGCCGCGGACTTCCGCGCGAAGATCGGGGCGCTGGCCGATGAGCTCCCCGAGGGGCACCCCGTCGGATACTTCGAGCGTGCGTCGGCGAACGACTCGACCGGCGAGGGCCGGGCGGCCGTACCGCTCTACCGGCAGGCGCTCGAGGCCGGGCTGACCGGCGAGCGCAGGCGACGGGCCGTGATCCAGATGTCGAGCACGATGCGCGCGCTCGGGGACGCCGAGAGGAGCGTCGAGCTGCTCACCGCGGAGCGGGACCACGGTTCCGACCAGCTCGACGACGCGGTCACGGCTTTCCTGGCGCTCGCGCTGATCGACGTCGGCCGTGAACGGGAAGCGGCGGCGCTGGCCCTGGGCGCGCTCTCCAAGCACCTGCCGCGCTACAACCGCTCTCTGGCGAACTACGCGAAGATCGCCGTCGGTGAGGAGCCGACGGCGTAA
- a CDS encoding amino acid ABC transporter ATP-binding protein, whose product MAVDPLIELREVNKYYGELHVLQDINLTVGKGEVVVVIGPSGSGKSTLCRTINRLETIQSGAIALDGQPLPEEGKALASLRADVGMVFQSFNLFAHKTVLQNVSLAPVKVRGKKKDDATRRSRELLDRVGLATQADKYPAQLSGGQQQRVAIARALAMEPKVMLFDEPTSALDPEMINEVLEVMQGLAREGMTMVVVTHEMGFARSAANRVVFMDAGRIVEDRAPEDFFSNPESDRAKDFLSKILKH is encoded by the coding sequence ATGGCCGTCGATCCGCTGATCGAGCTGCGTGAAGTGAACAAGTACTACGGGGAGCTGCATGTCCTCCAGGACATCAACCTCACCGTCGGCAAGGGGGAGGTGGTCGTGGTCATCGGCCCGTCAGGGTCGGGGAAATCCACGCTCTGCAGGACGATCAACCGGCTCGAGACGATCCAGTCGGGAGCCATCGCACTGGACGGGCAGCCGCTTCCCGAAGAGGGCAAGGCCCTGGCTTCGCTCCGTGCCGACGTAGGCATGGTGTTCCAGTCCTTCAACCTCTTCGCACACAAGACAGTGCTGCAGAACGTCTCCCTCGCGCCGGTCAAGGTGCGGGGCAAGAAGAAGGACGACGCCACGCGGCGCTCCCGCGAGCTCCTGGACCGGGTGGGCCTGGCGACACAGGCCGACAAGTACCCGGCGCAGCTCTCGGGCGGCCAGCAGCAGCGCGTGGCCATCGCACGCGCGCTCGCCATGGAGCCCAAGGTGATGCTCTTCGACGAGCCGACATCGGCCCTCGACCCCGAGATGATCAATGAGGTGCTCGAGGTCATGCAGGGACTCGCCCGCGAGGGCATGACCATGGTCGTCGTCACCCACGAGATGGGCTTCGCCCGTTCGGCCGCCAACCGCGTCGTCTTCATGGACGCGGGCCGCATCGTCGAGGACCGGGCCCCCGAGGACTTCTTCAGCAACCCGGAGAGCGACCGAGCCAAGGACTTCCTCTCCAAGATCCTCAAGCACTGA